In the genome of Xanthobacteraceae bacterium, one region contains:
- a CDS encoding YggS family pyridoxal phosphate-dependent enzyme produces MNAVSGLEEVRKQIARACRDAGRESASVNLLAISKTFDAPEILPVIEAGQKLFGENRVQEAKGKWPALRERFPGIELHLVGPLQSNKVKEALSLFDAIHSLDRPKLAAELAKEIQKTRKPPLLFVQVNTGAEPQKAGVLPEQADAFIRECREVYTLPVAGLMCIPPVEEAPAPHFALTKKIAERNGLKLLSMGMSADFASAIALGATHVRVGSAIFGSRPRAA; encoded by the coding sequence ATGAATGCCGTCAGTGGACTGGAAGAAGTCAGGAAGCAGATCGCGCGCGCGTGCAGAGACGCAGGGCGCGAGAGCGCATCCGTGAACCTGCTCGCGATTTCCAAGACATTCGATGCGCCGGAAATCCTGCCCGTGATCGAAGCGGGGCAGAAGTTGTTTGGCGAAAACCGCGTGCAGGAAGCGAAGGGCAAGTGGCCCGCGTTGCGCGAGCGCTTTCCCGGCATCGAACTGCATTTGGTAGGCCCGCTGCAATCGAACAAGGTGAAGGAAGCTCTCTCGCTGTTCGACGCAATCCATTCGCTCGACCGGCCGAAGCTTGCCGCCGAGCTTGCAAAAGAAATCCAGAAGACGAGAAAGCCGCCGCTTCTGTTCGTGCAGGTCAATACCGGCGCGGAGCCGCAAAAAGCCGGTGTGTTGCCCGAGCAGGCGGATGCCTTTATCCGCGAATGCCGAGAAGTTTACACGCTTCCCGTCGCGGGCCTCATGTGCATTCCGCCGGTCGAGGAAGCGCCCGCGCCGCATTTTGCCTTGACGAAGAAGATTGCGGAGCGCAACGGGCTGAAGCTGCTCTCGATGGGCATGAGCGCAGACTTTGCCTCCGCCATCGCGCTTGGTGCGACCCATGTACGGGTAGGAAGCGCGATCTTCGGCAGCCGTCCCAGGGCGGCCTGA
- a CDS encoding DUF2171 domain-containing protein: protein MNKFEIKEHMEVLGSDGEHLGTVDHLEGADKIKLTKSDAADGKHHLIPLSWVERVDEHVHLNKSTQEAKQQWKAAA from the coding sequence ATGAACAAGTTCGAAATCAAGGAACACATGGAAGTGCTGGGCTCGGACGGCGAGCATCTCGGCACGGTCGACCATCTGGAAGGCGCGGACAAGATCAAGCTGACGAAGTCCGACGCCGCCGACGGCAAGCACCATTTGATCCCGCTGTCGTGGGTAGAGCGCGTCGATGAACACGTTCACCTGAACAAATCGACGCAGGAAGCGAAGCAGCAATGGAAAGCGGCGGCCTGA
- a CDS encoding L,D-transpeptidase family protein — MKDTGVGTIRVAAAAGTRTRGHLSAGNHVFPVALGRGGILANKREGDGGTPRGRFRLLRIWWRPDRMPRPRTKLPLRRIGKNDGWCEDPRDRNYNRPVKLAPGSTADRLWRDDHLYDLIVELDHNTRPRVPYRGSAVFIHFARRGFTPTAGCVALKRGDLQKLLALLARDCRIEIY; from the coding sequence GTGAAGGACACCGGAGTCGGCACAATCCGGGTCGCGGCGGCGGCGGGAACCCGCACGCGTGGGCATCTGAGCGCCGGAAACCACGTTTTTCCGGTCGCTCTGGGCCGGGGCGGCATCCTCGCAAATAAACGTGAGGGCGACGGCGGTACTCCGCGCGGCCGCTTCCGCCTTCTGCGAATCTGGTGGCGCCCCGACCGCATGCCCCGTCCACGCACGAAACTCCCCCTTCGCCGAATCGGAAAGAATGATGGCTGGTGCGAGGACCCGCGCGACCGCAACTACAACCGCCCCGTCAAGCTCGCTCCCGGCAGCACGGCCGACCGGCTATGGCGCGACGATCATCTCTACGATCTGATCGTCGAGCTGGACCACAACACGCGGCCCCGCGTGCCTTATCGCGGCAGTGCCGTGTTCATCCATTTCGCGCGCAGGGGATTCACGCCGACCGCGGGCTGCGTCGCGCTGAAACGCGGCGACTTGCAGAAGCTGCTCGCGCTCCTCGCGCGCGATTGCCGGATCGAGATTTACTGA